AGCTTGGGGGCATATTGACGACCTCGCCACTGAGTAGGCTGCCGCATAGAAGAAAGGCCAATTCGAAAAACTGCCGGTACATCGGCTAAGGGGGCAAGCCAAAAGGCCCAACGGCTTTGAGTTTGTCCAAAGTCGTAGGAGGGTTGGATAGCTGCTTGGAGGGCAAAGCGCACGGCAATAAGCCCCAGGTTAAGCCAGAGTAAACCCTGCAGTGGACCGCTGAGAGATAACCCTAGCCCTGCCAATACCAGCAGCACCGGCAGCACCAGCCAGGGCATCGCCTGGACTGCCGTTAGATACCAGAGGTCCCACCACACCTGTCCTGGAGAAGCCGCGTCTTTGAGATCGAGGGAGCGGCCCCACTCCCGCCAAGTCTCTGCAATACCTTCATACATTCGGACTTTCAGAAGTTGAGAGCCGTCCCAAAAGCCAACTCTGGCTCCTTGGGCTGCGGCATAGCGGGCTAGCGTCACGTCGTCACAGAAAGAGGCACGGGCGGCGGTGTATCCGTCTAACTGCTGCAGCAACGAACGGCGGCACAAAAAACACTGGCCGTTTGCCATGACCCGTTCGGCTCCAGCCGCTGCTGCTCCGGCTGGCCCAAATCGATAGACCAGCGTCATCAGGAGGGCGGGCTGTAGCCACAGTTCACCGGGGGTTTTGAGGATGAATTGGGGAGCTAACGACACCAAATCGTACTGCTCGGCAGTGGCAGACTGCAGTAGAGAGGCTACTAGTCCCGGCTGGGGCTGGGTATCGGCGTCAATGCCTAGAATCCACTGGCTGTGTTCGGAGCTGTGGAGAAAACCTGTGTGCAGGGCCCAGGGCCGCCCTACCCAGCCGGGGGGGAGCGGGTCGTCTGTGACCAGGCGAAAACGGGGGTCGCGGGTGGCGGCCTGTTTTACCAGATCAGGGGTGCCATCGGTAGAGCGGCTGTCTACGACAATGACTTCTCTCACCTCATAGCCCTGACGGCTCAACCCAGCTAAACAAGGCCCGATGCGTTGAGCTTCATTCAGCGTGGGGACTACGATGCTGACGCTGCCTAGCTGATCAACGGTGGCTGACTGGGGCTGCAGCGGTGGTCGTCGCCCTGGGCCCTGGAGTAAACGAGATAGCAGTACCAGCAGCGGGGGCAGCTGTAGTACCAGCAAAACAGCGGCCAAAGCCATTAACCAGGTTGGAGTGGAGAGTTCAGCGAACATGCAGGCTAGGAGTGAGAGCGGGTTGAGCCACAAGTCGAGCCCTGAGGTTATTTGGTGACGACGCTAACTGAGGCGGAGGGAGCGGTAACGGCGGCTCCTAGGGAACTATTGACTGCCACTGCCACTGAAGTTTCCATAGCCGATGCAGACAGCGCACGCGACCAGCACCACACAGCGGGTAATGCCCCTACCAAAATACCTAGCAGAATCGGTACCCAGAACCCAGCGGCCAGGCTCATGATGGTAGCGAACGCGAAGTTACCGAGATACACAATCAGGGGAGTGTTGAGTTCCTCACGGCTGAGGTTGCAGCTTTGAGAGCGGCTTTGCCAGATTAGGGTTGCGATCGCAGTAAAGATAGCCCCAGTACCCAGCCAGCCAGCAAAGTTTTGGTAGGGCATGCCGAAAAATGCGCCAGGCTGGTGCCAGTGCCAGAAGGGCATTGCCGTTTGGCTCATCGCTGGATCTAGCACAAAGTCCCAAGAGGTTAGCAGGGTGGCTCCCAGGAAGATAGCGGCGATGATTTTGAGCGCAGCGTTGTTGCTATCTTGCCCTGAGCGCTGCAGGCCGTTTCTGGCCAGCAGATAGGAAGAGAGGCCCAGGTAGAACCAAGACAGGGGAATGGTAAACGGTACTAGGCCCGAAATTTTATAGCCCAGTCCATTGAGGTAGCTGTAGTGGCCAAAGGGAAAACCGGTGCTGGTGCCTAGCAGCTCGCTGCCCAAGGAGAGGCCGACTGCTGGTACCAAAAACCCTAGGAGAGCCGTCCAGCCTAAGGTGCGGTAAGCGTGTAGAGCTACCGTCAGCGTGCCCAGCAAAATGTAGACAACCCCCCCGCCGGCCATGCTCCACTGGAACATTGTTTGCCCAGCAGGTACATAGGCCAGAAACTCTGGGTGGGGCATCACCAAAAGCAGCCCAGCCAGACCAAAGGCCATA
This DNA window, taken from Pseudanabaena sp. FACHB-2040, encodes the following:
- the cruG gene encoding 2'-O-glycosyltransferase CruG; the encoded protein is MFAELSTPTWLMALAAVLLVLQLPPLLVLLSRLLQGPGRRPPLQPQSATVDQLGSVSIVVPTLNEAQRIGPCLAGLSRQGYEVREVIVVDSRSTDGTPDLVKQAATRDPRFRLVTDDPLPPGWVGRPWALHTGFLHSSEHSQWILGIDADTQPQPGLVASLLQSATAEQYDLVSLAPQFILKTPGELWLQPALLMTLVYRFGPAGAAAAGAERVMANGQCFLCRRSLLQQLDGYTAARASFCDDVTLARYAAAQGARVGFWDGSQLLKVRMYEGIAETWREWGRSLDLKDAASPGQVWWDLWYLTAVQAMPWLVLPVLLVLAGLGLSLSGPLQGLLWLNLGLIAVRFALQAAIQPSYDFGQTQSRWAFWLAPLADVPAVFRIGLSSMRQPTQWRGRQYAPKLSVEPQ
- the cruF gene encoding gamma-carotene 1'-hydroxylase CruF, producing the protein MRDLLTIERVCLFGHLGSMAFGLAGLLLVMPHPEFLAYVPAGQTMFQWSMAGGGVVYILLGTLTVALHAYRTLGWTALLGFLVPAVGLSLGSELLGTSTGFPFGHYSYLNGLGYKISGLVPFTIPLSWFYLGLSSYLLARNGLQRSGQDSNNAALKIIAAIFLGATLLTSWDFVLDPAMSQTAMPFWHWHQPGAFFGMPYQNFAGWLGTGAIFTAIATLIWQSRSQSCNLSREELNTPLIVYLGNFAFATIMSLAAGFWVPILLGILVGALPAVWCWSRALSASAMETSVAVAVNSSLGAAVTAPSASVSVVTK